From Actinoplanes oblitus, a single genomic window includes:
- a CDS encoding AMP-dependent synthetase/ligase codes for MALEVPYRSIPDMLFQRVAKTPDAQAFAGPDASDTGMEWLTWRQVGERTKAIAAGLRELGIGLEDRVAILSSTRLEWILADLGINVAGAAATTVYPTTEPEDTAFIVADSGSKVLIAENPKQALKLAGAETSLTKVVLIEGPADAGATPPQITLAELEELGAAALRREPTMIDDVVAKLTPEHIATLIYTSGTTGRPKGVELLHRGWTWEGVAQNDLGLFSPQDLHYLWLPMSHAFGKTLLCGILHVGVPTYVDGRVDKLIDKLAVIRPTLMCAPPRIFEKVYNKTVTSGLAGSGLKPKIFSWAVATGKRKVALEQAGKPVPATLKAQYAIAERLVFAKLQDKLGGNLRVLVSGSAALSRDIAEFFAAANLPILEGYGMTEASAANFVNRNGRLKIGTVGEAIGDLEVRIDTDGEVLLRGAPVMRGYHNLPEATKEAFTDDGFLRTGDIGELDENGYLKITDRKKDLVKTSGGKFIAPSAIEGAFKAVCPYTSQAIVIGQSRNFVTMLIALDEEAIMTWAEGGPLAGKSYAEIVAAPETHALVEGYLAELNGKLNRWETVKKFSILPRDLSIEAGEVTPSMKIKRRSVETNFAAQIDEMYKGSLAQI; via the coding sequence ATGGCTCTTGAGGTTCCCTACCGGTCGATCCCGGACATGCTCTTCCAGCGCGTGGCGAAAACGCCGGACGCTCAGGCGTTCGCCGGTCCGGACGCGAGTGACACCGGCATGGAGTGGCTGACCTGGCGCCAGGTGGGCGAGCGCACCAAGGCCATCGCGGCCGGCCTGCGTGAGCTCGGCATCGGGCTGGAGGACCGGGTGGCGATCCTGTCCAGCACCCGCCTGGAGTGGATCCTGGCCGATCTCGGCATCAACGTGGCCGGCGCGGCCGCCACCACCGTCTACCCGACCACCGAGCCGGAGGACACCGCGTTCATCGTGGCCGACTCCGGGTCGAAGGTGCTGATCGCGGAGAACCCGAAGCAGGCGCTGAAGCTCGCCGGCGCGGAGACCAGCCTCACCAAGGTGGTGCTGATCGAGGGCCCGGCCGACGCCGGTGCCACCCCGCCGCAGATCACCCTGGCCGAGTTGGAGGAGCTGGGCGCCGCCGCGCTGCGCCGCGAGCCCACCATGATCGACGACGTGGTCGCCAAGCTGACCCCGGAGCACATCGCCACGCTCATCTACACCTCCGGCACCACCGGCCGGCCCAAGGGCGTCGAGCTGCTGCACCGCGGCTGGACCTGGGAGGGCGTCGCGCAGAACGACCTGGGCCTGTTCTCCCCGCAGGACCTGCACTACCTCTGGCTGCCGATGTCGCACGCCTTCGGCAAGACGCTGCTCTGCGGCATCCTGCACGTCGGCGTACCGACCTACGTCGACGGCCGGGTGGACAAGCTGATCGACAAGCTCGCGGTGATCCGGCCGACGCTGATGTGCGCCCCGCCGCGGATCTTCGAGAAGGTCTACAACAAGACCGTGACCAGCGGCCTGGCCGGCTCCGGCCTGAAGCCGAAGATCTTCTCCTGGGCGGTCGCCACCGGCAAGCGGAAGGTGGCGCTGGAGCAGGCCGGCAAGCCGGTCCCGGCCACCCTCAAGGCGCAGTACGCGATCGCCGAGCGCCTGGTCTTCGCCAAGCTGCAGGACAAGCTCGGCGGCAACCTGCGGGTCCTGGTCAGCGGCTCGGCCGCGCTCAGCCGCGACATCGCCGAGTTCTTCGCCGCGGCGAACCTGCCGATCCTGGAGGGCTACGGCATGACCGAGGCCTCCGCGGCGAACTTCGTGAACCGCAACGGCCGCCTCAAGATCGGCACGGTCGGCGAGGCGATCGGCGATCTCGAGGTCCGCATCGACACCGACGGTGAGGTGCTGCTGCGCGGCGCCCCGGTGATGCGCGGCTACCACAACCTGCCGGAGGCCACCAAGGAGGCGTTCACCGACGACGGCTTCCTGCGCACCGGCGACATCGGCGAGCTCGACGAGAACGGCTACCTGAAGATCACCGACCGCAAGAAGGACCTGGTCAAGACGTCCGGCGGCAAGTTCATCGCGCCGAGCGCCATCGAGGGCGCGTTCAAGGCGGTGTGCCCCTACACCTCGCAGGCGATCGTCATCGGCCAGTCCCGCAACTTCGTCACCATGCTGATCGCGCTGGACGAGGAAGCGATCATGACGTGGGCCGAGGGCGGGCCGCTGGCCGGCAAGAGCTACGCCGAGATCGTCGCCGCCCCGGAGACGCACGCCCTGGTCGAGGGCTACCTCGCCGAGCTCAACGGCAAGCTCAACCGGTGGGAGACGGTCAAGAAGTTCAGCATCCTGCCGCGCGACCTGAGCATCGAGGCGGGCGAGGTCACCCCGTCCATGAAGATCAAGCGGCGCAGCGTCGAGACGAACTTCGCCGCGCAGATCGACGAGATGTACAAGGGGAGCCTCGCGCAGATCTAG
- the yczE gene encoding membrane protein YczE encodes MNLVRRVPQLLLGLILYGASMALMIESGLGLTPWDVFHQGLAEVTGVSFGWIVLLVGIPVLLLWIPLRQRPGVGTIANVLVIGFTADAVLALLPAGTSLPYRIGDLIAGILLNGFATGLYIGSRMGAGPRDGLMTGLARRFPKVSLRVIRTGIELLVLIAGFLLGGTVGLGTIAYALAIGPLAHLFLPYLTVPEPTRAGPVDAVPAH; translated from the coding sequence ATGAACCTGGTACGTCGCGTTCCCCAGCTCCTGCTCGGCCTGATCCTCTACGGCGCCAGCATGGCCCTGATGATCGAGTCCGGGCTCGGGCTCACCCCGTGGGACGTGTTCCACCAGGGTCTCGCCGAGGTGACCGGGGTCAGCTTCGGCTGGATCGTGCTGCTGGTCGGCATCCCGGTGCTGCTGCTCTGGATCCCGCTGCGGCAGCGGCCGGGCGTCGGCACCATCGCGAACGTACTGGTGATCGGTTTCACAGCGGACGCCGTGCTGGCCCTGCTGCCGGCCGGCACGTCACTCCCCTACCGGATCGGTGACCTGATCGCCGGCATTCTGCTGAACGGTTTCGCGACCGGCCTCTACATCGGCAGCCGGATGGGCGCCGGCCCGCGGGACGGCTTGATGACCGGCCTGGCGCGCCGCTTCCCCAAGGTGTCACTACGCGTGATCCGCACCGGCATCGAACTGCTCGTGCTGATCGCCGGCTTCCTGCTCGGCGGCACCGTGGGACTCGGCACCATCGCGTACGCCCTGGCCATCGGACCGCTGGCGCACCTGTTCCTCCCGTACCTGACGGTCCCCGAACCCACCCGCGCCGGGCCTGTCGACGCCGTACCCGCACACTGA
- the hisH gene encoding imidazole glycerol phosphate synthase subunit HisH, translating to MTANVVILDYGSGNLRSAERAVARTGVDVTVTSDLDRAAAADGLVVPGVGAYAACMAGINELGAGPVIAERVAAGRPVLGICVGMQVMFESGVEHGVETKGLGLLPGSVTRLRAERIPHMGWNTVTVPAGSKLLAGLATDTRFYFVHSYAARDLDLLKEAAVTTAAHDEPFAAVVELGALSTAQFHPEKSADAGYALLSNWVATLR from the coding sequence ATGACGGCAAACGTGGTGATCCTCGACTACGGCTCGGGGAACCTGCGCTCGGCGGAGCGGGCGGTGGCGCGTACCGGGGTGGACGTCACCGTGACCAGCGACCTCGACCGGGCCGCGGCGGCCGACGGCCTGGTCGTCCCGGGCGTCGGCGCCTACGCCGCCTGCATGGCCGGCATCAACGAGCTGGGTGCCGGGCCGGTGATCGCCGAGCGGGTCGCGGCCGGCCGCCCGGTGCTCGGTATCTGCGTGGGCATGCAGGTCATGTTCGAGTCCGGGGTCGAGCACGGGGTGGAGACGAAAGGGCTGGGCCTGCTGCCCGGCTCGGTCACCCGGCTGCGGGCCGAGCGGATCCCGCACATGGGGTGGAACACGGTCACCGTGCCGGCCGGGTCGAAGCTGCTCGCCGGGCTTGCCACCGACACCCGGTTCTACTTCGTCCACTCGTACGCGGCCCGTGATCTCGATCTTCTGAAGGAGGCCGCCGTGACCACCGCCGCCCACGACGAGCCGTTCGCGGCAGTGGTGGAGCTCGGCGCGCTGAGCACCGCCCAGTTCCACCCGGAGAAGTCGGCCGACGCCGGATACGCGCTGCTCAGCAACTGGGTCGCCACGCTCCGATGA
- a CDS encoding histidinol-phosphate transaminase, with the protein MTTIDELPIRDDLRGKTPYGAPQLDVPVRLNTNENSYPVPDDVVEAIGKAVQAELRDLNRYPDRDVIGLRTELAGYLGHGLTTANVWAANGSNEVQQQLLQAFGGPGRSALGFGPSYSMHPLLAQGTGTRWIGALRDPDFGLDPDRAVAEIERHDPDLVFLCSPNNPTGTALDPAVIDAVLAAARGMVIVDEAYTEFARPGTPSALTLLPGHPRLVVSRTMSKAFGFAGGRLGYLAADPAVVDAVQLVRLPYHLSAISQAAAKAAVVHRASLLRTVEAIKEQRDRIVEVLRARGVRVADSDANFVLFRTQPDQKAAWQQFLDRGVLIRDVGLAGWLRVTAGTASETSAFLDAAEEILS; encoded by the coding sequence GTGACGACGATCGACGAGCTGCCGATCCGGGACGACCTGCGGGGTAAAACGCCCTACGGCGCCCCGCAACTGGACGTCCCGGTGCGGCTGAACACCAACGAGAACTCGTACCCGGTGCCGGACGACGTGGTGGAGGCGATCGGCAAGGCCGTCCAGGCCGAGCTGCGCGACCTCAACCGCTATCCCGACCGGGACGTGATCGGCCTGCGCACCGAGCTCGCCGGGTACCTCGGCCACGGCCTCACCACCGCCAACGTCTGGGCGGCGAACGGTTCCAACGAGGTGCAGCAGCAGCTGCTCCAGGCGTTCGGCGGGCCGGGCCGGTCGGCCCTGGGCTTCGGCCCGTCCTACTCGATGCACCCGCTGCTGGCGCAGGGCACCGGGACCCGGTGGATCGGCGCCCTCCGCGACCCGGATTTCGGCCTCGACCCGGACCGGGCGGTCGCCGAGATCGAGAGACACGACCCGGACCTGGTCTTCCTCTGCTCACCGAACAACCCGACCGGCACCGCGCTGGACCCGGCGGTGATCGACGCGGTGCTGGCGGCCGCGCGGGGCATGGTGATCGTGGACGAGGCGTACACCGAGTTCGCCCGTCCCGGCACGCCGAGCGCGCTGACCCTGCTGCCCGGCCACCCGCGCCTGGTGGTGAGCCGGACGATGAGCAAGGCGTTCGGCTTCGCCGGTGGCCGGCTGGGCTATCTCGCCGCCGACCCGGCAGTGGTGGACGCGGTCCAGCTGGTCCGCCTGCCCTACCACCTGTCCGCGATCAGCCAGGCCGCCGCCAAGGCGGCGGTGGTGCACCGGGCGTCGCTGCTGAGGACCGTCGAGGCGATCAAGGAACAGCGTGACCGGATCGTCGAGGTGCTCCGGGCCCGTGGGGTGCGGGTCGCCGACAGCGACGCCAACTTCGTGCTGTTCCGGACCCAGCCGGACCAGAAGGCCGCCTGGCAGCAGTTCCTCGACCGCGGGGTGCTGATCCGCGACGTGGGCCTGGCCGGCTGGCTGCGGGTCACCGCCGGCACCGCATCCGAGACTTCCGCATTCCTTGATGCCGCTGAGGAGATCCTTTCGTGA
- the yczR gene encoding MocR-like transcription factor YczR — MTTSVRGDQLARLLGRWHSLPGRHRSPDYAALAAAVRGLLADGRLALGVRLPAERELAEALAVSRTTVSAAYRALRETGHLTSRRGAGSWTTLPNGHRVATSGLWTANDDLDMIDMGVAASAAPVELVPAARAAADDLPRYLGSAGYHPTGLAELRAAVADSYTARGVPTSAEQILITSGTQQALDLVLRLSVPAGAPVLVETPTYPNALAALSARRARISTHGLDTATGWDGEMLLGALRQTRPRLAYMIPEFHNPTGHLMPVELRERLVAAAHAGGTDLVIDESFVDLPLDDPAMPPPVAVFDRHSRVMSIGGMSKAYWGGLRIGWVRASAPMVQRLAAIRVGVDMASPVLEQLVAVHLLSQAGTIVEARRAQLRFRRDALVTALREQLPEWRFVVPGGGVTLWAELDGPISSALSRAAEDVGVRLAPGPRFGLDGTLERFLRLPFTLAADDLVEAVRRIASVRHDLDRVARPAWRTPAVIA, encoded by the coding sequence ATGACGACGTCGGTGCGTGGAGACCAATTGGCCCGATTGCTGGGCCGGTGGCATTCTTTGCCGGGTCGGCACCGGAGCCCTGACTACGCGGCGCTGGCCGCCGCGGTGCGCGGGCTGCTCGCCGACGGGCGACTGGCGCTGGGGGTGCGGTTGCCCGCCGAGCGCGAGCTGGCCGAGGCGCTGGCGGTGAGCCGCACCACGGTGTCGGCGGCGTACCGGGCGCTGCGGGAGACCGGCCACCTGACCAGCCGGCGCGGCGCCGGCAGCTGGACCACCCTGCCGAACGGGCACCGAGTGGCCACCTCCGGCCTGTGGACCGCCAACGACGACCTCGACATGATCGACATGGGGGTGGCCGCCTCGGCCGCCCCGGTGGAACTCGTGCCGGCCGCCCGGGCCGCCGCCGACGACCTGCCGCGCTATCTGGGCAGCGCCGGCTACCACCCGACCGGCCTGGCCGAGCTGCGCGCGGCGGTCGCGGACAGCTACACGGCCCGCGGGGTGCCCACCTCGGCCGAGCAGATCCTGATCACCAGCGGCACCCAGCAGGCGCTCGACCTGGTGCTCCGGCTCTCCGTGCCGGCCGGCGCGCCGGTCCTGGTGGAGACGCCCACCTATCCGAACGCGCTGGCGGCGCTCTCCGCCCGGCGGGCCCGGATCAGCACGCACGGGCTGGACACCGCGACCGGCTGGGACGGCGAGATGCTGCTCGGCGCGCTGCGGCAGACCCGGCCCCGGCTGGCCTACATGATTCCCGAGTTCCACAATCCGACGGGCCACCTGATGCCTGTCGAGCTGCGTGAGCGGCTGGTGGCCGCGGCGCACGCCGGCGGCACCGACCTGGTGATCGACGAGTCGTTCGTGGACCTGCCGCTGGACGATCCGGCGATGCCGCCGCCGGTGGCGGTCTTCGACAGGCACTCCCGGGTGATGTCGATCGGCGGGATGAGCAAGGCGTACTGGGGTGGGCTGCGGATCGGCTGGGTGCGCGCGTCCGCCCCGATGGTGCAGCGGCTGGCCGCGATCCGGGTCGGCGTGGACATGGCCAGCCCGGTGCTGGAGCAACTGGTCGCGGTGCACCTGCTCAGTCAGGCGGGGACGATCGTCGAGGCGCGCCGCGCGCAGTTGCGCTTCCGGCGGGACGCGCTGGTCACCGCGTTGCGGGAGCAGTTGCCGGAGTGGCGGTTCGTGGTGCCCGGCGGTGGGGTGACGCTCTGGGCGGAGCTGGACGGGCCGATCTCCAGCGCGCTGTCCCGGGCCGCCGAGGACGTCGGGGTGCGGCTCGCGCCCGGGCCGCGGTTCGGGCTGGACGGGACCCTGGAGCGGTTCCTGCGGCTGCCGTTCACGCTGGCCGCGGACGACCTGGTGGAGGCGGTGCGCCGGATCGCGTCGGTGCGCCACGACCTGGACCGGGTGGCCCGGCCGGCCTGGCGCACCCCCGCCGTGATCGCCTAG
- the pdxR gene encoding MocR-like pyridoxine biosynthesis transcription factor PdxR, which produces MDLVIDGRTTAAVYKALRAAVADGRLPAGHRLPASRVLAADLGVSRGSVAGAYERLVAEGHLTARVGAGTFVAAARATRRPPRSVPDPLRPRAGWSFAPLPTSGAQDPPRYDFRVGIPDASLFPFDTWRRMVGAELRLRANGPGTYADPYGHPALRAAIARYLGYARAVRATADDVLVTNGAQHAFDLIGRVLLRPGDVVAMEEPGYPPARDLFTSLGARVTGVPVDADGLVVDELPAHARIVYVTPSHQFPLGAVLSHDRRRQLLEWARRRQAAIVEDDYDSEFRFGSRPLEPLRAMDRYGRVLYVGTFSKSMLPTIRTGFVLTPPGLRPALAAARQLGDGHGQVAMQAALARFIDEGQLARHVRRARREYAARHARIVATLSGIPQLEVLPSAAGLHVTALFSGGSSRRSENLLQYGGNRPGLVIGFGAVDPLLIEEGLAALL; this is translated from the coding sequence GTGGATCTGGTCATCGACGGGCGCACCACCGCGGCCGTGTACAAGGCGCTGCGCGCGGCCGTCGCGGACGGGCGGCTGCCCGCCGGGCACCGGCTGCCGGCCAGCCGGGTGCTCGCCGCCGACCTGGGTGTCTCCCGGGGCAGCGTGGCCGGGGCGTACGAGCGGCTGGTCGCCGAGGGCCACCTGACCGCGCGGGTCGGCGCCGGCACGTTCGTGGCCGCGGCGCGGGCGACCCGCCGGCCACCGCGGTCGGTGCCGGATCCGTTGCGCCCGCGCGCCGGCTGGTCGTTCGCGCCGCTGCCGACCAGTGGCGCGCAGGACCCACCCCGGTACGACTTCCGGGTCGGCATCCCGGACGCGTCGCTGTTCCCGTTCGACACCTGGCGGCGGATGGTCGGGGCGGAGCTGCGGCTGCGGGCCAACGGGCCGGGGACGTACGCCGACCCGTACGGTCATCCGGCCCTGCGCGCCGCCATCGCCCGCTACCTCGGGTACGCCCGGGCGGTCCGGGCCACCGCCGACGACGTGCTCGTCACGAACGGCGCCCAGCACGCGTTCGACCTGATCGGCCGGGTGCTGTTGCGGCCCGGCGACGTGGTGGCGATGGAGGAGCCGGGCTATCCGCCGGCCCGGGACCTGTTCACCTCGCTGGGCGCCCGGGTGACCGGGGTGCCGGTGGACGCGGATGGCCTCGTGGTGGACGAGCTGCCCGCGCACGCGCGGATCGTCTACGTGACGCCGTCGCACCAGTTCCCGCTCGGCGCGGTGCTCAGTCACGACCGGCGCCGGCAGCTGCTGGAGTGGGCGCGGCGGCGGCAGGCGGCGATCGTCGAGGACGACTACGACAGCGAGTTCCGGTTCGGCAGCCGGCCGCTCGAGCCGCTGCGGGCGATGGACCGGTACGGCCGGGTGCTCTACGTCGGGACGTTCTCCAAGAGCATGCTGCCGACCATCCGGACCGGGTTCGTGCTGACGCCGCCGGGGCTGCGGCCGGCGCTGGCCGCGGCCCGGCAGCTGGGGGACGGGCACGGGCAGGTGGCGATGCAGGCGGCGCTGGCCCGGTTCATCGACGAGGGGCAGCTGGCCCGGCATGTCCGCCGGGCGCGCCGGGAGTACGCGGCCCGGCACGCCCGGATCGTCGCGACCCTGAGCGGGATCCCCCAGCTGGAGGTCCTGCCGTCGGCGGCGGGACTGCACGTCACCGCCCTGTTCTCCGGTGGGTCGTCGCGGAGATCGGAGAACCTACTCCAGTACGGCGGAAACCGTCCCGGCCTCGTCATCGGCTTCGGCGCCGTCGACCCGCTGCTGATCGAGGAGGGCCTGGCGGCGCTGCTGTGA
- the hisB gene encoding imidazoleglycerol-phosphate dehydratase HisB, whose protein sequence is MSRTGRIDRVTNETKVLVEIDLDGTGKGDLSTGVGFYDHMLNQLAKHGGFDLTVRTEGDLEIDSHHTIEDTAIALGEAFAQALGDKRGIRRYGSATIPMDEVLVRAAVDLSGRPYVVHDEPLLTPYIGPVYATSMTRHIFEAFGHAAKVTLHVDVLRACRPGGHPDAHHVVEAQFKAFSRALREAVEIDPRNAGSLPSTKGVL, encoded by the coding sequence GTGAGCCGTACCGGGCGGATTGACCGCGTCACCAACGAGACCAAGGTGCTCGTCGAGATCGACCTCGACGGCACCGGCAAGGGCGACTTGAGCACCGGTGTCGGCTTCTACGACCACATGCTCAACCAGCTCGCCAAGCACGGCGGGTTCGACCTGACGGTGCGGACCGAGGGCGACCTGGAGATCGACTCGCACCACACCATCGAGGACACCGCCATCGCGCTGGGCGAGGCGTTCGCCCAGGCGCTCGGCGACAAGCGGGGCATCCGGCGGTACGGCTCGGCCACCATCCCGATGGACGAGGTGCTGGTCCGGGCCGCCGTCGACCTGTCCGGCCGGCCGTACGTGGTGCACGACGAGCCGCTGCTCACGCCGTACATCGGGCCGGTCTACGCGACGAGCATGACCCGGCACATCTTCGAGGCGTTCGGCCACGCGGCCAAGGTGACACTGCACGTGGACGTGCTGCGCGCCTGCCGGCCGGGCGGTCACCCGGACGCGCACCACGTGGTGGAGGCCCAGTTCAAGGCGTTCTCCCGGGCGCTGCGCGAGGCCGTGGAGATCGATCCGCGCAACGCGGGCTCGCTGCCCTCCACCAAGGGCGTGCTCTGA
- the priA gene encoding bifunctional 1-(5-phosphoribosyl)-5-((5-phosphoribosylamino)methylideneamino)imidazole-4-carboxamide isomerase/phosphoribosylanthranilate isomerase PriA has translation MTLQLLPAVDVADGQAVRLVQGAAGSETAYGDPLEAALAWQNDGAEWIHLVDLDAAFGRGSNAELLADVVRRLDVKVEISGGIRDDESLTRALATGAQRVNIGTAALEDPEWCDRICAEYGDRVAIGLDVRGRTLAARGWTRDGGDLYEVLARLDKAGASRYVVTDITKDGTMRGPNLDLLREVCAATDKPVIASGGVSTLDDLRALATLEPVGVEGVIAGKALYAGAFTVREALEVLKK, from the coding sequence GTGACCCTGCAACTGCTGCCCGCCGTCGATGTCGCGGACGGCCAGGCGGTCCGCCTGGTCCAGGGCGCCGCCGGCTCGGAGACCGCCTACGGCGATCCCCTGGAGGCCGCGCTGGCCTGGCAGAACGACGGCGCCGAGTGGATCCACCTGGTCGACCTGGACGCCGCGTTCGGCCGCGGGTCCAACGCCGAGCTGCTCGCCGACGTGGTCCGTCGTCTCGACGTCAAGGTGGAGATCTCCGGTGGCATCCGGGACGACGAGTCGCTCACCCGGGCCCTCGCGACCGGGGCGCAGCGGGTCAACATCGGCACCGCCGCCCTGGAGGACCCGGAGTGGTGCGACCGGATCTGCGCGGAGTACGGCGACCGCGTCGCCATCGGCCTGGACGTGCGCGGCCGCACCCTGGCGGCGCGCGGCTGGACCCGGGACGGCGGTGACCTCTACGAGGTCCTGGCCCGCCTGGACAAGGCCGGCGCCTCGCGTTACGTGGTCACCGACATCACCAAGGACGGCACCATGCGCGGGCCGAACCTCGACCTGCTGCGTGAGGTCTGCGCCGCCACCGACAAGCCGGTGATCGCCAGCGGCGGCGTCTCCACCCTGGACGACCTGCGCGCCCTGGCCACCCTGGAGCCGGTCGGCGTGGAGGGAGTGATCGCCGGCAAGGCGCTGTACGCCGGCGCCTTCACCGTGCGTGAGGCCCTCGAGGTCCTGAAGAAGTAA
- a CDS encoding carbohydrate kinase family protein has translation MTFLVIGGTGIDTVVPVADLPVLGADSARPRGPIEDHVSHTGTCVALGLRALGERVRVIDTIGDDEPGRRVTAAFREWGIPLVAAPAPAGTRRAVNLMSPDGRRLSLYDGRDVPGYRLPEEYYQPLPAGIRHVHVTIVDWARHLLPTMRAAGVTVSTDLHDWDGENPYHLDFASQADLVFVSGVRLAGRVPAGRVVVTHGAGGADLITPDGVTHVDAADPGAPIVDTNGAGDAFAAAFLAAWTAGKGDGECLADGAIAGAFACTRTVGADSFISRAELVRRRRR, from the coding sequence ATGACGTTTCTGGTGATCGGCGGGACCGGGATCGACACCGTGGTCCCGGTGGCCGACCTGCCGGTGCTCGGCGCCGACTCGGCGCGGCCCCGCGGGCCCATCGAGGACCACGTCTCGCACACCGGCACCTGCGTCGCGCTCGGGCTGCGCGCACTGGGCGAGCGGGTGCGGGTGATCGACACGATCGGTGACGACGAGCCGGGGCGGCGGGTGACGGCGGCGTTCCGGGAGTGGGGGATCCCGCTGGTCGCGGCGCCGGCGCCGGCCGGGACCCGGCGGGCGGTCAACCTGATGAGCCCGGACGGGCGGCGGCTCTCCCTGTACGACGGCCGGGACGTCCCCGGATACCGGCTGCCCGAGGAGTACTACCAACCGCTGCCGGCCGGGATCCGGCACGTGCACGTCACGATCGTGGACTGGGCCCGGCACCTGTTGCCCACGATGCGGGCGGCCGGCGTGACGGTCTCGACCGATCTGCACGACTGGGACGGGGAGAACCCGTACCACCTGGACTTCGCCAGTCAGGCCGACCTGGTCTTCGTCAGCGGGGTGCGGCTGGCCGGCAGGGTCCCGGCCGGCCGGGTGGTGGTCACCCACGGCGCCGGCGGGGCGGACCTGATCACCCCGGACGGGGTCACGCACGTGGACGCGGCGGACCCGGGCGCGCCGATCGTGGACACCAACGGGGCCGGGGACGCGTTCGCCGCCGCCTTCCTGGCCGCCTGGACGGCGGGGAAGGGCGACGGCGAGTGTCTCGCGGACGGGGCGATCGCCGGGGCGTTCGCCTGCACCCGTACGGTCGGTGCGGACTCCTTCATCAGCCGGGCGGAGCTGGTCAGGCGACGCCGCCGGTGA
- the hisF gene encoding imidazole glycerol phosphate synthase subunit HisF, with the protein MTVAVRVIPCLDVDAGRVVKGVNFVDLRDAGDPVELAAAYDAAGADELTFLDVTASSDDRGTMLDVVRRTAETVFIPLTVGGGVRSVADVDVLLRAGADKVGVNTAAINRPELISEIAERFGNQVLVLSLDVRRAAGQPSGWEVTTHGGRRSAGLDAVEWAARVASLGAGEILLNSMDADGTKSGFDLELIRAVRAVVDIPVIASGGAGAVEHFPPAVAAGADAVLAASVFHFGDLTIGQVKETLRAAGSPVR; encoded by the coding sequence ATGACGGTCGCGGTGCGTGTTATCCCCTGTCTCGACGTGGACGCCGGGCGGGTGGTCAAGGGCGTCAATTTCGTCGACCTCCGGGACGCCGGCGATCCGGTCGAGCTGGCCGCCGCCTATGACGCGGCAGGCGCCGACGAGCTGACCTTCCTCGACGTGACCGCCTCCTCCGACGACCGCGGCACCATGCTCGACGTGGTCCGCCGCACCGCCGAGACGGTCTTCATCCCGCTCACCGTCGGCGGCGGCGTCCGCTCGGTGGCCGATGTGGACGTGCTGCTGCGGGCCGGCGCGGACAAGGTCGGTGTGAACACAGCCGCCATCAACCGTCCGGAGCTGATCAGCGAAATCGCCGAGCGCTTCGGTAACCAGGTGCTGGTCCTCTCGCTGGACGTGCGCCGCGCCGCCGGCCAGCCGTCCGGCTGGGAGGTCACCACGCACGGCGGACGCCGCAGCGCCGGCCTCGACGCTGTCGAGTGGGCGGCCCGGGTGGCCTCGCTCGGCGCCGGCGAGATCCTGCTGAACTCGATGGACGCCGACGGCACGAAGTCCGGTTTCGATCTGGAGCTGATCCGCGCGGTCCGCGCCGTCGTCGACATCCCGGTGATCGCCAGCGGCGGTGCGGGGGCTGTCGAGCACTTCCCGCCAGCCGTCGCGGCGGGCGCCGACGCGGTCCTCGCCGCCAGCGTCTTCCACTTCGGCGACCTCACCATCGGCCAGGTGAAGGAAACGCTGCGGGCCGCTGGCAGCCCGGTGCGCTGA